The Candidatus Aramenus sp. CH1 DNA segment CTTGAAAGAGAGAGGGGTGAGTCTATTGCAGACACCCTCGAACCCTTACACAGCTCCACAATCTCCTCGTCGTCCTTAACGAAGTTCACGCTAATTTCCATGCCCTCCATTACTCCTACAGCTGTCTTCCTCCTAACAGCTAGGTCTATCCCACAATAAATAAAAGCCAAGGCTTTTCCTCTAATCTTATGAAAAAACCCATCGTCCTAATAAACTTCAAGGCATACGAGAACTCCTTTGGGAAGAAGGCAGTAGAGATGGCTAAGGTAATAGAGGGGGTGAGTAAGGACTACTCGGTCGACGTAATCGTCTCAGTCCCGGCCACGGAGATCTACAGGATAGCCCAAGAGGTGTCCATTCCCGTATACGCGGAGCACGTAGACGCAGTGGACCTAGGGGCCAGGACCGGGGCTGTGACTGTGGAGATGATCAAGGAGGCTGGGGCTAAGGGGTCTTTGCTGAACCACAGCGAGAGGAGGATAAGGTTTGACGAGATCGACGACGCGGTCAAAAAGCTGAGGAGGGAAGGGTTAGAGTCGGTAGTCTGCGTGGACAGGTACAACATGGTAGCCCCAGTTGGGATGATAGGTCCTGACGCAGTTCTGATAGAGCCCCCAG contains these protein-coding regions:
- the tpiA gene encoding triose-phosphate isomerase; this encodes MKKPIVLINFKAYENSFGKKAVEMAKVIEGVSKDYSVDVIVSVPATEIYRIAQEVSIPVYAEHVDAVDLGARTGAVTVEMIKEAGAKGSLLNHSERRIRFDEIDDAVKKLRREGLESVVCVDRYNMVAPVGMIGPDAVLIEPPELIGTGISVSRARPEVITKGVEEIKKTLGVELIAGAGISTGEDVYTAIKLGASGIGVASAVMKAKDPRRVVEDFVKSAIRAMEEKGG